One genomic segment of Brevibacillus laterosporus LMG 15441 includes these proteins:
- a CDS encoding DUF3967 domain-containing protein, whose amino-acid sequence MENGFERTYWANDVAELLGISVSALRKWSLRLEADGYCIIRDEHDRRAYRERDLIALRTMKDFLSKKMSMENASKAVCTMYSDHPITHKETSIVPHDKKRSDERYQEIIDKMEEYMEQQKAFNQALLEQLQKRDEYIDNALKLRDERLMQSLNEIMETKKLLAVAQEQPRKKWYQFWKG is encoded by the coding sequence ATGGAGAATGGCTTTGAACGGACTTATTGGGCAAATGATGTAGCTGAATTACTAGGTATATCAGTAAGTGCTCTACGAAAATGGTCACTACGTTTAGAGGCGGATGGTTACTGCATCATTCGTGATGAACATGATCGACGTGCCTACCGTGAACGTGATTTGATAGCGTTACGAACGATGAAGGATTTTTTAAGCAAAAAAATGAGTATGGAGAACGCATCAAAAGCCGTATGTACTATGTATTCAGATCACCCGATAACGCATAAAGAAACGAGTATCGTTCCCCATGATAAAAAGCGTTCTGATGAACGTTATCAAGAAATAATAGATAAGATGGAAGAATACATGGAACAGCAAAAAGCGTTCAATCAAGCGTTACTTGAACAACTTCAAAAGCGAGACGAATATATAGATAACGCATTGAAACTGCGTGATGAACGATTAATGCAGTCTCTCAATGAGATAATGGAAACCAAAAAGTTATTGGCTGTAGCACAAGAACAACCAAGGAAGAAATGGTATCAATTCTGGAAAGGTTAA